A stretch of Rhodothermaceae bacterium DNA encodes these proteins:
- a CDS encoding DUF3883 domain-containing protein, with protein sequence MQVITLHKNGKDLWDLGLVGQRSEKFTRVTLTSDETAELKITDPTLSYDSDGRRLRIALQAYSLGIAYEFDPYFGLSISRVDPLPHQLEAVYEHLLKLPSVRFLLADDAGAGKTIMAGLLVRELKLRGLIERILVVCPANLSFQWRRELLEKFDEKFKVLKGRNIRDQFGVNQWMEHKRVITSLDLAKREDILPGLRQVHWDLVIIDEAHRMSARDETHRSQRYRLGELLRDNTDHILLLTATPHKGDPKNFTLFLQLLDQDVYADVQSIRKAMDRKSAPFYLRRTKESMVYFPELQADGSWDTKRVFTKWIPHTAGFKIDGSEFKLYRKITRFVKRQSQRAAVAARDNNPRAHAVGFLMSLYQRRLASSIYAIRRSLEKRANRLEDGLEHAQDLISTAPSDLSNLPDWEELEEYRDDERERIEELLEAISLTGKAEQVHEEIAELLELAEDAKAVQNTGTEAKLQHLRKILQEKGFFDRPDQRLLVFTEFRDTLNYLTEQLEKWGFNVGCIHGGMKPGSRGEPGSRLFVEQQFREGAIQVLVATEAAGEGINLQCCHILFNYDIPWNPNRLEQRMGRIHRYGQQKDCLIFNFVATNTIEGRVLDRLLEKLQEIRDALDDDAVFNVIGEVLPPAHIERVLRDYYAGDLGDNDLEERILKNVDEKHFRDICQTALEGLATKKLNLDLLNERRARAQERRVIPETIARFLEESAQDADLSLKPVRNQDHTFDPGRTPQSLKKYEFDEDWQFPDLALRYPRLSTDRQTADNNNLEWVHPGHPLFEALRRFAFDAGQDAFAKGACFYSLTHEVPSRLDFYQARIVDGLGKIIRERLFAVELSENNPPILRGPSVLGDMTPAGVSEQLPSVAHLAENSEWVQQNILMSFVGEVRRERVAEVERISEHVEISLKEVLHRIDLEIGRANEDVGNKIIGAEGRLAKAERRYEDAFARLARRREELKQQRSMTPQGFRRLASVLVLPHPDREVLDARRLRPHPETEMTAMRVVMEHEKAHGRQVEDVHKKNLGYDITSRDPISGELRLIEIKGLANPTGSILLTPNERRVAEDRRDCFWLYVVTNCANDPQLQEPIKDPARFPWHEVTEVQHYWLDIKTLTQE encoded by the coding sequence ATGCAGGTCATAACATTGCATAAAAACGGAAAAGATCTTTGGGACTTAGGCTTGGTAGGTCAGAGATCTGAAAAATTCACGAGGGTAACACTCACTTCTGATGAGACCGCAGAGCTAAAGATCACTGATCCCACCCTTTCCTATGACAGCGATGGACGACGATTGCGAATTGCGCTTCAAGCCTATTCGCTAGGCATCGCATACGAGTTTGATCCCTACTTTGGTCTCTCAATCTCGCGGGTAGACCCTCTACCACATCAATTGGAGGCAGTTTACGAACATCTACTGAAACTGCCCAGTGTGCGCTTTTTGCTCGCGGACGATGCGGGCGCAGGCAAAACCATTATGGCTGGGCTGTTGGTCAGAGAACTTAAACTTCGTGGCCTCATAGAGCGCATTCTGGTCGTTTGTCCTGCCAACCTTTCATTTCAGTGGCGGCGTGAACTTTTGGAAAAGTTTGATGAGAAATTTAAAGTACTTAAAGGGCGCAATATCCGTGACCAGTTTGGAGTCAATCAATGGATGGAGCATAAGCGGGTCATTACTTCGCTTGATCTGGCCAAGCGCGAGGACATTCTGCCTGGATTACGGCAGGTCCATTGGGACTTAGTCATTATCGATGAGGCTCATCGGATGTCAGCACGCGACGAAACTCATCGAAGCCAACGCTATCGTCTCGGAGAATTATTGCGAGACAATACAGATCATATACTACTGCTAACGGCTACTCCTCACAAGGGAGACCCGAAAAATTTTACGCTATTTCTGCAGCTACTTGATCAAGATGTATATGCAGATGTACAGTCAATTCGGAAAGCTATGGATCGCAAGAGCGCACCTTTCTACTTGCGGCGTACGAAGGAATCCATGGTCTATTTTCCAGAGCTTCAGGCCGATGGAAGTTGGGATACGAAGCGTGTATTTACGAAATGGATTCCACACACCGCCGGATTTAAAATTGATGGTTCTGAGTTCAAACTCTATCGCAAAATTACGCGGTTTGTGAAGCGCCAAAGCCAACGTGCGGCGGTAGCAGCCAGAGATAACAACCCTAGAGCACATGCAGTTGGCTTCCTGATGTCGCTATACCAACGACGTCTCGCATCCAGTATCTATGCGATCAGGAGATCGCTTGAAAAAAGAGCGAATAGATTAGAGGATGGCCTGGAACATGCACAGGATTTAATTAGCACTGCACCGTCTGACTTATCTAACTTACCTGATTGGGAAGAACTTGAAGAGTATAGAGATGATGAACGAGAGCGAATAGAGGAACTTCTGGAGGCGATCTCTCTCACGGGAAAAGCTGAACAGGTACACGAGGAAATTGCCGAATTATTGGAATTGGCCGAAGACGCCAAAGCCGTTCAGAACACAGGAACTGAGGCGAAGCTTCAACATCTTCGCAAAATCTTGCAGGAGAAAGGTTTCTTTGATCGTCCCGACCAACGCCTCTTAGTTTTTACTGAATTCAGGGACACACTAAATTACCTGACGGAGCAGTTAGAGAAATGGGGGTTCAACGTAGGTTGTATTCACGGTGGTATGAAACCTGGTTCGCGAGGCGAACCGGGAAGTCGACTTTTTGTTGAGCAGCAGTTCCGCGAAGGTGCGATTCAGGTCTTGGTAGCGACTGAGGCAGCCGGAGAAGGTATTAATCTCCAGTGCTGTCATATCCTCTTCAATTACGATATCCCATGGAATCCGAATCGACTGGAACAGCGCATGGGTCGTATTCACCGTTATGGACAGCAGAAAGACTGTCTGATTTTCAATTTTGTAGCCACAAACACTATTGAGGGGCGCGTTCTTGATCGCCTGTTGGAAAAGCTTCAAGAAATCCGAGATGCGCTAGATGATGATGCCGTATTTAATGTTATTGGCGAAGTATTGCCACCTGCACATATAGAGCGCGTACTCCGCGATTACTACGCAGGAGACTTGGGGGATAATGATCTTGAAGAACGAATACTGAAAAATGTCGACGAGAAGCATTTTCGGGATATCTGCCAGACGGCGCTGGAAGGGCTGGCCACCAAAAAACTCAATCTTGATTTGCTTAATGAGCGACGCGCCCGTGCTCAAGAGCGGCGAGTTATTCCCGAGACCATTGCACGATTTCTGGAGGAATCTGCACAAGATGCAGATTTATCTCTTAAACCTGTTCGCAATCAAGATCATACATTCGATCCAGGGCGAACGCCTCAGAGTTTGAAGAAATACGAGTTTGATGAAGACTGGCAGTTTCCAGATCTCGCTCTTCGTTATCCACGCCTGTCCACGGATCGTCAAACAGCAGATAACAACAACCTGGAATGGGTTCACCCGGGGCATCCGCTCTTTGAGGCCCTGAGAAGGTTTGCATTTGATGCTGGCCAAGATGCTTTTGCCAAGGGTGCTTGCTTCTATTCCCTGACACATGAGGTACCCAGTCGACTCGATTTCTATCAAGCTCGGATCGTTGACGGTCTCGGGAAAATTATCCGTGAACGGTTATTTGCAGTAGAACTGTCGGAGAATAATCCCCCTATTCTTCGTGGGCCCAGCGTTCTTGGTGACATGACTCCTGCCGGTGTTTCAGAACAGTTACCATCTGTGGCGCATTTAGCCGAAAACTCTGAATGGGTTCAACAAAACATACTTATGTCTTTTGTTGGTGAGGTTCGGAGGGAGCGTGTTGCCGAAGTTGAGCGAATTAGTGAACATGTTGAGATCTCTCTGAAAGAGGTATTACATCGGATTGATTTGGAAATTGGTCGGGCTAATGAAGATGTAGGAAATAAGATCATTGGGGCCGAGGGGCGTTTAGCAAAAGCGGAACGCCGATACGAAGATGCCTTTGCACGACTTGCACGTCGGCGGGAAGAGCTCAAGCAGCAGCGATCAATGACACCTCAGGGATTTCGTCGACTTGCAAGTGTGCTTGTCTTACCTCATCCTGACCGAGAAGTATTGGATGCCCGACGCTTGCGCCCCCACCCTGAAACTGAAATGACGGCTATGCGTGTCGTTATGGAACATGAGAAAGCACATGGTCGCCAAGTCGAAGACGTACACAAAAAGAATCTTGGGTACGACATCACCAGTCGTGATCCCATATCTGGTGAGTTGCGTTTGATTGAGATCAAGGGACTGGCAAATCCTACAGGGAGTATTTTGCTTACCCCTAACGAGCGACGTGTTGCCGAGGATCGTCGAGATTGTTTCTGGCTCTACGTCGTGACCAATTGTGCGAATGATCCCCAACTGCAGGAGCCGATCAAGGATCCCGCACGTTTTCCTTGGCATGAGGTCACCGAGGTACAACATTACTGGTTAGATATTAAGACCTTAACTCAGGAATGA
- a CDS encoding DUF1016 domain-containing protein, with protein sequence MTKSAKKSDSLDKRYQSVYDDVSGIVDIARGHAARSVNAIMTAAYWLIGQYIVEFEQRGRERANYGEEIIKRLSVDLSARFGRGFSVSNLWQMRAFFLSWQKVQTLSGKSESQQKLQTPSGESENQQKLQTPSGKSSLSLLASYFPLPWSAYVRLIAVKNSNAREFYEIEALRGGWTIRQLDRQINSQFYERTALSKDKVAMLKKGQNVRETDTPLPEEAFKDPYVLEFLNLKDEYSESDLEEALVSHLETFLLELGNDFCFMGRQRRLRIGDAWYRMDLVFYHRRLRCIVIIDLKLGKFTHADAGQMHLYLNYALKNWVLEGENPPVGLILCVQKDEAVAQYALEGLPNKVMAAEYRTALPDEQLLASEIDYARKAIDASDLLSGDNLRSINGGKGLKDNSGGIS encoded by the coding sequence ATGACAAAATCTGCAAAGAAATCAGATTCGCTGGATAAGCGATACCAATCGGTTTACGACGATGTGTCTGGTATCGTGGACATCGCCCGTGGACATGCCGCACGGTCAGTAAATGCCATTATGACAGCTGCCTATTGGTTGATTGGCCAATATATCGTTGAATTTGAGCAAAGAGGCAGGGAGCGTGCCAATTACGGTGAAGAGATTATCAAACGCCTTTCGGTAGACCTTTCTGCCCGTTTTGGTAGAGGGTTTTCGGTTAGCAACCTTTGGCAAATGAGGGCCTTCTTCCTTTCGTGGCAGAAAGTGCAGACACTGTCTGGAAAATCTGAGAGTCAACAAAAACTCCAGACACCGTCTGGAGAATCCGAGAATCAACAAAAACTCCAGACACCGTCTGGAAAATCTTCCCTGAGCCTTCTCGCCTCATATTTTCCACTACCTTGGTCAGCATATGTACGCCTAATCGCAGTCAAGAACTCCAACGCCCGCGAGTTCTATGAGATAGAGGCGTTGCGCGGAGGTTGGACGATCCGCCAGCTTGACCGGCAGATCAATTCTCAGTTCTACGAGCGCACGGCTCTTTCTAAGGATAAGGTTGCAATGCTCAAAAAAGGGCAGAATGTCAGAGAGACTGATACCCCCCTTCCTGAAGAGGCCTTCAAGGATCCATATGTCCTTGAATTTCTAAATCTGAAAGATGAATACTCTGAGAGTGATCTTGAAGAAGCATTAGTTAGTCATCTAGAGACCTTTCTACTTGAATTAGGTAATGACTTTTGCTTCATGGGTCGGCAGAGGCGCCTCCGCATAGGTGATGCTTGGTATCGGATGGACTTGGTATTCTATCATCGGAGACTACGGTGTATCGTTATTATTGACTTAAAGCTTGGAAAGTTTACCCATGCCGATGCCGGACAAATGCATCTCTATCTCAATTATGCTCTGAAAAATTGGGTTCTGGAGGGAGAAAATCCACCGGTAGGACTGATTTTATGTGTACAAAAGGACGAAGCGGTTGCACAATACGCGCTTGAGGGGTTACCGAATAAAGTAATGGCTGCGGAATACCGTACAGCCTTGCCGGACGAGCAACTCCTTGCATCTGAAATTGACTATGCCCGTAAAGCAATAGATGCGTCCGATTTGCTGTCAGGGGATAATTTGCGGTCAATCAATGGTGGCAAGGGATTGAAAGATAATTCTGGGGGGATTTCATGA